From the Candidatus Methylomirabilota bacterium genome, one window contains:
- a CDS encoding threonine synthase, which translates to MSFVSHVECTVCGHRHDPKRLLTVCETCGQMLAVRYDLARVAASVTKETLRERPAGMYRLRELTPLDDGEEPVTLGEGGTPLLALPRLAAHLGLRRLWAKDEGQNPTGSFKARGLGMAITRSRTLGAKGFVIPSAGNAGGAAAAYAARCGLPCVVIVPRGTPEAAIAEALIAGAHVFTIEGSIATAGRVVAKAAPALGWFDLSTLKEPYRLEGKKTIGLELAADLGWRMPDVLLYPTGGGTGLVGIPKGYEELRAMGWLGGPLPRFFAVQAEGCAPVVKAFQAGAENTSAWENPATHAAGLRVPSPFAGRQMLRVLRDTRGGAVAVSEGRIEEAQRLVARVEGIWTAPESAALVAALTVLMDRGEVAREAEVMLVFTGAGLKYAPPPLPPPTHLEGTEEEILARVRRAVHA; encoded by the coding sequence ATGAGCTTCGTCAGCCACGTCGAGTGCACCGTCTGCGGCCACCGCCACGATCCGAAGCGACTGCTGACGGTCTGCGAGACGTGCGGCCAGATGCTCGCGGTCCGCTACGACCTCGCGCGCGTCGCGGCGAGCGTCACGAAGGAGACGCTGCGCGAGCGGCCGGCGGGGATGTACCGCCTCCGCGAGCTGACGCCGCTCGACGACGGCGAGGAGCCCGTCACGCTCGGCGAGGGGGGCACCCCGCTGCTCGCCCTCCCCCGCCTCGCGGCTCACCTCGGCCTGCGGCGCCTCTGGGCCAAGGACGAAGGCCAGAATCCGACGGGCTCGTTCAAGGCCCGCGGCCTCGGCATGGCGATCACGCGCTCGCGGACGCTCGGCGCGAAGGGCTTCGTGATCCCGTCGGCGGGCAACGCCGGCGGTGCGGCGGCTGCGTACGCGGCGCGCTGCGGGCTGCCGTGCGTCGTCATCGTCCCGCGGGGGACGCCCGAGGCGGCGATCGCCGAGGCGCTCATCGCCGGCGCCCACGTCTTCACGATCGAGGGCTCCATCGCGACCGCGGGGCGCGTCGTCGCCAAGGCGGCGCCGGCCCTCGGCTGGTTCGACCTCTCGACGCTCAAGGAGCCGTACCGCCTCGAGGGCAAGAAGACGATCGGCCTCGAGCTTGCCGCCGACCTCGGCTGGCGCATGCCCGACGTGCTGCTCTACCCGACGGGCGGCGGCACCGGGCTCGTCGGGATCCCGAAAGGCTACGAGGAGCTCCGCGCGATGGGCTGGCTCGGGGGGCCACTGCCCCGCTTCTTCGCCGTCCAGGCCGAGGGCTGCGCCCCCGTCGTGAAGGCGTTCCAGGCCGGCGCCGAGAACACGAGCGCGTGGGAGAACCCGGCGACTCACGCGGCCGGCCTACGCGTCCCGTCCCCGTTCGCCGGGCGCCAGATGCTGAGGGTGCTCCGCGACACGCGCGGCGGCGCGGTCGCCGTGAGCGAGGGCCGGATCGAGGAGGCGCAGCGCCTCGTCGCCCGCGTCGAGGGCATCTGGACCGCGCCCGAGTCCGCCGCTCTCGTCGCGGCGCTGACCGTGCTGATGGACCGCGGCGAGGTCGCGCGCGAGGCCGAGGTCATGCTCGTGTTCACGGGAGCGGGGCTCAAGTACGCGCCGCCGCCGCTGCCGCCGCCGACCCACCTGGAGGGCACGGAGGAGGAGATCCTCGCGCGGGTGCGGCGCGCCGTCCACGCCTAG